The genomic window ACAGAAAAAGAAATTGAAAATCGCAAGCTACGGAAAGCACGCAAATAAGAGGAATGATAATTGTATAATATAAATCCGCTCAGCAAACAAAACCTCATGCAGCATACCGATAAAATTAGCGGTATATTCCCTGAGCTTACCAACACAGAGCTGGTAACTTTAATTCTCCACTCATCAGGACTTAGGCCGCCGAGGATGGCGGATTTATTGTCTGTTTCTAAAAAAACAGTAAATGCTCATATTGAAAACATTCGTGTGAAGTTTCAACTTGATAATTATGAAGAAGTTAAGCAAGTTTGTGATCTACGCATTACTTTGCATAAAGAACCAGAACGGTATGCAAATTTGTTTCCAGAGCTTGAACCTTCACTTTACCAGTGCTTAACTATGGTTTGTTGTGGCTTAACTGTTGAAGAAATTGCAAATAGAATTTCTAATTGCAATATTCAAAATGTTATAGATCAGATTTCAGAAATTAAGCACATTTATCATGTTGATTTCCTGTCTGACTTACGAGTATTCTTTTCTATCAGGCTAAAGTTCAGCCAAACAAAGAAAGGTTAGGTAGACACTAACCAAAACTGTGATTTAAAGGATTGATTATAAAATGGATTTTTACTTTTATTCACATGTAGACGCTTTTGGCATCGTTCTTATAGCGTTCCATTATAAAAATAGTTAAATTAACTATTTCCAAAAGAGTGAGGCTATTGTATACTTTTTATGTGGTTGAGTATTCAACTACTAAGGGGTTTAGATGCTTCATTTCTATGAGGATAAAAAGGAGGGAAAGTCTTATAAATCGGTGAGCGTTCGTCTTGATTTGGATGGAAAGTTAAATCAGGTACTTAGCTCAATCAGCGTAGGGGAGGGGATAGGAAAGAAGAATCTGATAGAGGCGATTCTTACTGTCACCATTAATGATGATGGCTACTTTAGCCAAATCAATCCCTTTCGTGGGTTAAATCCTCAAGATATTTATGAGGGTTACTGTTCAGTAGGTGTGTCGATTCGATTGGACGCCTACCTAAATTATAGGATGAGTAACCTTAGTAAAAAAACAGGGATACATAAGAAGAATCTTTTGATACTGGTTCTTGACCAGTTCTCTGACAGTAAGGCCGTTATTGATGCTGCTAAATCAAGACTTACCGCCAGAGTTAGATGATCCATTCATCTAACAAGCTCTTTAACAATATGGATAGCGAAAGTATTAGCCAATAGTCGCCTTTTATATTAAATATAAAAACGTGTGAAGGGGGTTTTATGGTTCTTACAACTGCGGCATTAGCTGGTTTGCTGATGCAGTGCGGAGGGAATGTTGATCCGGTTACGCTGAAAACAATTTTTTCTGTTGAATCTGGATTCAATCCTTATGTAGTGGCGAATGTTACAAAAGAAACATCGCACTATTTTAAGAACGAAAATGAGGCAATCCATTTTGTTAATGAGCTTGCTTCAAAGGGTGAAAAATATTCTGCTGGGCTTGGTCAAATTTATGTAGGTAATTTTAAATCCTATGGGTTGACTAACGAAACAGTTTTTGATTTTTGCAAAAATATTAAAGTTGCATCTCAGATTTTTGAGAAATGTTATTATCGTGCGCTTGAAAGTGGTAAATATCCAGATGAGCAGGATGCTCTACGTGCTGCCGCATCGTGTTACTACTCAAATAATTTTACAAGGGGGTTCAAAAAAGAAAAGGATGGTATGAGCTACGTTGATCGTTCTAATAAAGCGGTTAACAAAATTTATGCAGTACCTGCAATGAAGCCAGTAACGGGTTCGGGTGAAAACGAAGTCTCTACTCAAAGCGTTACCATGAGGCGTGGGGTAGTATTTCAGAAGCCAGAAGAAAATCAGGTGGCTGATATTAATACCGGAACAGTAAAACAGACGCAGCCAAAAGCGGCTTGGGATGTTTTCAATGATTTTTCAAAATAAGAAGGGGTACGTTATGGAAAATAAAAATCACGCAGCAAATAAAATGAAATTTTTCTTCTTTGCATTCTTTGTTGCTGTGTTCTCAGTTTCTCCGCTTTCCGCAATGGCTGCTGGCGGCGTTAGTGGTGCTCAAGCGGGGATCTCTACTGCTCAAACGGTTATCTATAGCCTGTTAGGTGCAGGGGCGGCGGTTTACATGCTGATTCAGGGCTTCTTGCTCAAGCTAAAGAAAATTGGCTGGAATCAGTTGTTCTTGGCTCTTGTTGAGGTTGCTGTAGTTGCTGGCCTTCCTGCTCTGGCGGTGTGGTTCTGGGATCTCGGCGGTAACTAATAAGCAAAGAAGGCCGCAACATAGCGGCCTTATATAAATACGAAGGGGGTATTATGGCGGACATAGATAATGATGAAGAAGATACTATTCACACTCAACATCTTACTTTGAACGTTTTAAACATCGTGCCAAATATGGGCGGAGTCCCGTTAGTTTGGGCTGTTGCTTTACTAGGTTCGGCGATGATTGGCGCGGTAATTGGTTTTGCTTCGCTGAATGATCCGAGAGGGCTTCTGTTTGGTTTGCCGTCGTTGATCATCTTTTTTATTGTGAAACTTATTTGTTTAAACAGCATGGATTCGCTGCGAGTTTTTCAATTAAAAGTTGCTGGTAAATTTCAACGATTAAAAAGTGGCGGCGGGGTTTATCAAATCAGCCCTTCTTTAGAACCGGAAAATGGGGAGAGTGAAATCCATGAGCAAATCAAACGCGCAAAACAGCAAGCGTGAAGCAATTGAGCCTAAACTGCCAAAATATACTTATCCTGTTAGTGATTCTATTACGCTAATCGGTGATAACAAATTGATGGCAACCATTAAGATGGCTGGTTATCCTTATGAGCTGGCTGATGATGATGATCTTTATATTAAATATAATCAGTTCAGAACTTATCTGGTTAGCATGGGTAAAGATTTAGCTGGTCATCTTGGGCTTTGGACATACCTTGATAAGCGGGAAGTTATTGTTAACGATGAGTACCAGTTCAGCAATAATTTCATTCAAGGCTTTTCTGACAAATATATGGAGCGCTTTAAAGCAGGGGGGCGTTACTACGAATCGAGTTATTACATAACCCTTGTATATAACTATTCAAGCAGTAATGTTGATGATGGCATTAAGAAAATGCAGCAAATCATCACGATGTCAGAAAAAATGTGTGCTCCATTTGGTGTGTCTGTGCTTAGTATTAATGGTTATGAGAATGAGTCTGCAAACTTTCTCTCATGGCTAATTAATCATAAAGAACTAAATATTCCATTTGTAGAAGATCCACTCTATAAAGTAGTTACCAGTAGCAAGCGTTATATGGGATATGACATTGCACTAATCCGCAATACAAATGATGCACAAGACAGATATGTTGTTTCATATACTGTGCGTTCATTCCCTTCAAAAATTAAAGCCGCTGCGCTGGATTTCCTTTTAACTCTTCCTTGTGAGTTAACATTCACACAATCTTATATCTACACACGACAATTGACCGCCATTTCAAAAATTGATGGTCAAGAAAATAAAATAAAATCAACTGATGCTGCAATTGATGAAGAGTATGCAGCTATAAATGCAATTAAAAACCTTGTGCAGAATGCAGAGGTGTTTTTAGGGGATTATCATGGCGCGATTGCTGTTTATGGAAAAACAGCCAAAGAAGCTTACGATAATGCAATTACGGTTGAATCTGGATTTAGTGCCGCTGGCTATATGCTATTAAGGGCAACTGACGAGCAGGAGGAAGTTTTCACCAGTACGCTTCCTGATGCTAAAGAAAGGCCGCTTCATTCCATCCGATCAACAACTACCCTTGCTGACCAATTTTCTCTTCATAATTTCTCAGTTGGTAAAAGAACGGGAAACCCAATGGGTGATGGTTCGGCAATGATGCCAGTCGAAACCCAGCAGGGCGGTATTCATTATCTGACAACACATGATAGCGAGCCTGACAAAGATGTAACTGGCGAGCCTATTTCTGGTCATGGCTTGTTCCTCGGTGCTACAGGTGCGGGTAAGACAACGTTTCAGGCTGCATTAACTTCATTTTGTGATCGTTTCAACCCCATGCTATTTGGGATTGATTACAAGCAGTCAATGCGATTGCCAATGATGATGCTTGGTGCTGAATACTTTGTTTTTTCGGAGGGGGTAGATTGTGGTGTTAATCCTTTCCAGCTCAACGAAGAGGATTTTGCGCGAGATGAGTTTGGTGTAGTACAGGAAGGGCTGGCGATAAGAGTTAAGGAGAAAATAAAACAGTTCCTTTACGATTGGGTAGAACGAATAGCGATCAAATCCGATGGGACGTTGGATGATGGGGATAGCGCCAAAATAGTTCGTGCCGTAGATGCGGTAATGGAAGAACCGCGAGAACAACGGCGATTCTCTTATGTACTGCAAATGATAGTTGACTCCCCACTGAAAAACAGATTGCGCGAATGGTCAGCATTTGGGGATGGTAGCCGTAAAGGGCGCTATTCTTGGGCGGTAGATAGTCCTGAAAATGTGTTCGATCCCTTAATGATGGACAGGGTAGCATTTGATTGTACTGTTATCCTTAAACCACAGCCGAACGGCGGTACTCACCCTGCTACTGAGGTGTTGTTAGCGGCGCTGTTTTTCTATAAAGATTTAATGAAATTAAATCCAGCTAAGAAAGGAAGATGGACAATCTTTTCTATCGAAGAGTTCTGGAAACCAGCTAATTTCCCATTAACTCAGGTTCAAATGCAATCCTCGTTGAAATCTGGACGTATGGAATATGAAATGGTCTGGTTGATTTCACAACAGCCATCAGACGCCATTAATTGTAAAATATTTAATGAAATTAATGAGCAAACTTCTGTGCGAATTCTTTTACCTAATCCGAACGCCAATTTTGAAGATTATAAAAAAATTGGCCTGACACGGAAAGAATTCACTAAGCTGAAAGCCCTTTCTAAAGAAAGCCGCATATTCTTGATTAAAAAATCCAATACAAGTGTTTTTGCCAGTATGGATTTACATGGCTTTGATGAGCATTTGCCAATTCTTTCCGGTGATACATACGGAGTGAAAGCAGCAGAGGCCATCATTGAACGGATTGGCTCCAATAATCCTAATGATTGGATTCCAATCTTCCTGAAAGAAAATACCCGCAGGAAACACAAGCGCGAGGATGAGCATGAGGAAGCTTAATAAGAGAAAGGTATTTCTCGCATGTGCTTTGGCTTTTAGTGGTTCAGTATTGCCAGCCCATGCAACAGGAATACCAGTTTTTGATGCCGCAAGTGCTATGAACATGGTTCAACAGCTACAACAGGCAAAACAACAATATGATCAACTGGTGAAAGAGTATCAGCAAGCTAAAAACCTACACGATTCAACTATCGCGGAAGGTAAGAGGCTTTATGAGGGGGTAACTAATTTTAAGGTTCAGGATTTACTTGATGATCCTACCTTGAGTAGTTATTTACCTAATAAAAATACTGCTGATTCGCTTAATCAGGTATCAGGCAATATATCATCTCTGCGTTCTCAATACGGTTTATCGTCTGATCAGCCTGTAGTTCAGAAAGCATATGATTCATTGCTTAGTGAACTGGAAAACATGCAGACAGCCTATAATACGGCTGTAAAACGTGGTGAAAGGTTAAATACTCTTTCTGAAAAGCTTGAATCAGCAGTTACACCGCAAGAAAAAGCTGATTATCAGAGTGCGATTCAGACTGAGCAAAATAACCTGCTAAACGAAAAAACAAAACTCGACTTAGCGAAAGCCAACTTTGACCAAAATCTTAAAGTTGTGCAAGCGGGTAGACGAGCGGAGTTCAAGCAAGAGTTCAGCATAGATAAATAATTATACTAAATATAACAAGCCCGAAAGGGCTTGTTATTCGAAGGGGGTTTTATGACTTTTAAATATACAGCAGTGATTTTTGCTCTTTTTATGCTATCTGCATGTTCAACTAACCCGCCTAAACCGCCAATGCCTAAAGGTGAATGGGTGCAAATGAACACAAATGTTCCGGCGGCAAAATTACAGCTTCAAAAGATTAAAGCAGCAAAAGGAGGTGTGGAATGAGTTTAATATTGACAGCGATTAAAAAGTACAAACTAAAAAAGAGTGAGCGTGAAGAAATTTATAGCAGAAATAAAAATATGGCTGAAATTTCCCCCTCCGAAACTAAACAATTAGCAAATGATAAAACAGTACATGACCATTCTATTGCTGGATTCCAACGCGACAAAGTAAAAGACCAACGCAAGTTAATGTGGATTGGTTTTGGATTCGGTGGGGTAGGTATGGTGTCGGCTGGAGCAATGGCGGTTGCACTGGCTGCACTAACACCGCTAAAGGAAACGAAGCCTTACATTGCCAGCGTCGATACGGTTACAGGCGCAATCTCGGTTGTATCAGCCGTAGGCGATGAAAAAATCAAGCTTTCCTATCAAAACCTCATTGATGCAAATAAGCTTGCTAATTTTGTTGTTAACCGTGAGTCGTATGATTGGAATTCGATTCAGGCTAACCTTGATGAAGTTAAACTTAATTCAACGGCTGGCGTGTATGAAGCGATGCGCCGTTTTATTGTTGATAGTGTCAATTCGCCCCTTCAATTGTTAGGTAAAGATAAAATAATGAAAGTGGGTATTGTTAGCCGCCCACTCGTGAATAGTACAAATGGAACAGCAACAGTACGTTTCTACAAAGCGATTACTGATAGTTCTGGAAAAGTGATTGATGGTTATCCGGTAACACACTGGCAAGCAACAATTACATTTGACTATGACCATCCGCTTAAAACTGATGATGATAAGCTATATAACCCGCTCGGATTTAACGTGACGAGTTATCGTGTGGATCAGGAAGTACAAAAATAAAAAAGTATGAAGGGGGTTAAATGAAAAAAATTCTTCTAGCAACATGTATTGCTTCCATGTTGCCATGCGCCGCTAATGCGCTCTCAATTCCGCAAGCTACCTCATATGATTCACGTATGCAGGAAGTTACTTATAATCCTGATGATGCTGTATTGGTAAAAGTTAAAGCTGGTACATCAACACTTCTCCAGTTACAGGATGATGAGTTCATTACGGATGATAAAGCAGGTATGGGGTTTGGCGATCCTGATGCGTGGGATGTTTCTGTACGG from Erwinia tasmaniensis Et1/99 includes these protein-coding regions:
- a CDS encoding virB8 family protein produces the protein MSLILTAIKKYKLKKSEREEIYSRNKNMAEISPSETKQLANDKTVHDHSIAGFQRDKVKDQRKLMWIGFGFGGVGMVSAGAMAVALAALTPLKETKPYIASVDTVTGAISVVSAVGDEKIKLSYQNLIDANKLANFVVNRESYDWNSIQANLDEVKLNSTAGVYEAMRRFIVDSVNSPLQLLGKDKIMKVGIVSRPLVNSTNGTATVRFYKAITDSSGKVIDGYPVTHWQATITFDYDHPLKTDDDKLYNPLGFNVTSYRVDQEVQK
- a CDS encoding VirB4 family type IV secretion system protein; the protein is MSKSNAQNSKREAIEPKLPKYTYPVSDSITLIGDNKLMATIKMAGYPYELADDDDLYIKYNQFRTYLVSMGKDLAGHLGLWTYLDKREVIVNDEYQFSNNFIQGFSDKYMERFKAGGRYYESSYYITLVYNYSSSNVDDGIKKMQQIITMSEKMCAPFGVSVLSINGYENESANFLSWLINHKELNIPFVEDPLYKVVTSSKRYMGYDIALIRNTNDAQDRYVVSYTVRSFPSKIKAAALDFLLTLPCELTFTQSYIYTRQLTAISKIDGQENKIKSTDAAIDEEYAAINAIKNLVQNAEVFLGDYHGAIAVYGKTAKEAYDNAITVESGFSAAGYMLLRATDEQEEVFTSTLPDAKERPLHSIRSTTTLADQFSLHNFSVGKRTGNPMGDGSAMMPVETQQGGIHYLTTHDSEPDKDVTGEPISGHGLFLGATGAGKTTFQAALTSFCDRFNPMLFGIDYKQSMRLPMMMLGAEYFVFSEGVDCGVNPFQLNEEDFARDEFGVVQEGLAIRVKEKIKQFLYDWVERIAIKSDGTLDDGDSAKIVRAVDAVMEEPREQRRFSYVLQMIVDSPLKNRLREWSAFGDGSRKGRYSWAVDSPENVFDPLMMDRVAFDCTVILKPQPNGGTHPATEVLLAALFFYKDLMKLNPAKKGRWTIFSIEEFWKPANFPLTQVQMQSSLKSGRMEYEMVWLISQQPSDAINCKIFNEINEQTSVRILLPNPNANFEDYKKIGLTRKEFTKLKALSKESRIFLIKKSNTSVFASMDLHGFDEHLPILSGDTYGVKAAEAIIERIGSNNPNDWIPIFLKENTRRKHKREDEHEEA
- a CDS encoding type IV secretion system protein — translated: MRKLNKRKVFLACALAFSGSVLPAHATGIPVFDAASAMNMVQQLQQAKQQYDQLVKEYQQAKNLHDSTIAEGKRLYEGVTNFKVQDLLDDPTLSSYLPNKNTADSLNQVSGNISSLRSQYGLSSDQPVVQKAYDSLLSELENMQTAYNTAVKRGERLNTLSEKLESAVTPQEKADYQSAIQTEQNNLLNEKTKLDLAKANFDQNLKVVQAGRRAEFKQEFSIDK
- a CDS encoding conjugal transfer protein TraF, producing the protein MTFKYTAVIFALFMLSACSTNPPKPPMPKGEWVQMNTNVPAAKLQLQKIKAAKGGVE
- a CDS encoding helix-turn-helix transcriptional regulator encodes the protein MYNINPLSKQNLMQHTDKISGIFPELTNTELVTLILHSSGLRPPRMADLLSVSKKTVNAHIENIRVKFQLDNYEEVKQVCDLRITLHKEPERYANLFPELEPSLYQCLTMVCCGLTVEEIANRISNCNIQNVIDQISEIKHIYHVDFLSDLRVFFSIRLKFSQTKKG
- a CDS encoding lytic transglycosylase domain-containing protein; this translates as MVLTTAALAGLLMQCGGNVDPVTLKTIFSVESGFNPYVVANVTKETSHYFKNENEAIHFVNELASKGEKYSAGLGQIYVGNFKSYGLTNETVFDFCKNIKVASQIFEKCYYRALESGKYPDEQDALRAAASCYYSNNFTRGFKKEKDGMSYVDRSNKAVNKIYAVPAMKPVTGSGENEVSTQSVTMRRGVVFQKPEENQVADINTGTVKQTQPKAAWDVFNDFSK